GTTATTCTGCAGATGCTTCTTCTTCAGCGGCCTTCTGGGCTTTCAGCTCTTCCTTGACTTTCTGGGCGTACTCGTTCACGTACTCCTGGCCGCTCATCTTCTGGATTTCCGCGGAAATACGGTCGGTCAGCGAGCGCAAATCGTCATGGGTGATCTCGTCGTCGGTCTTCTTCTCAACCTCAATCGGCTTACCGTAAATCACCTGCGTCTTGCCTTTGGCTGGAATCACCGTGCCCGGCTTCTGCAGTTCGCGCGAACCGATAATAGCGGTCGGTACAATCGGACAACCGGTTTCAAGCGCAAGCCGTGCCACACCGGTGTGCCCCTTGTACATACGACCATCCGGGCTTCGCGTGCCCTCAATGTGGATGCCGAACAGGTGTCCATCTTCGATAATCTCACGTGCGTGCTCCAGAGCGCCAAGCGACTTGTTGCCACCGGAACGGTCCACGGGGAACACGCCCACGGAAGTGAACCACCACTTCTTGAACTTGCCCTTCAGTCCCTTGCCTTCAAAGTATTCGGCCTTGCCCATGAAGTGCACCATACGCGGGCAGGTAATCGGAATCAGCGCATCATCGATGACGGCCAGATGATTCGCGGCAATGATGGCACCGCCGGTGCGAGGCACATTATTGAGCCCCGATGCGGTGGGTCCAAGACGATGACGCGCGATGGGTCCAAGAACCTTGACGAAGAACCAGTAGAGCACTTAGCATTCCTCCCTCAAACGGACTGGCTATTGGCCGGCCGCTTGATTAGAGTGACAGTTATGACTGACAACCAGAATAGCAATGTCGACGGAGAGCAGCCAATCCCCACGCCGGGCAATGGACGAGATTCGGCCACGCCCGCGGATCCGCAAAAGGCAACCGATACCGGACATAACGCCAACGGCAACGGCGCCATGCCGTCCGGAAAGCATGACATAGGCAATCTGGATGACGCTTGGGCGGCGTTCGAGGCCGAGCACCAAGCCGATTTAAACGACGTGGCATCCTCCCGTCAGGCCAAGAAGTTCGAGAAGCAAGCCAAGAAACGAGAGAAGGAAGCATTGCTTTCAGTGGATGATCTTGACATTGGCTCGTTCACCGATGACGCACGCCCAGACCGAGGCCGTAAGGGTGGTCCGCGCGATTTCACCGGTTCCGGCTGGTTGGACACCGATAATGTCATGGATACCTATGATGACGGCGGCTTCACTCCCCCGAACCCGGATCTCGGGCCGGTCAAGGCATCTACGGTGCTGTTGGTGGCGTTGCTCATCATCGGTCTTGTCGGCGAGACGGTGATGATATTCGTTCCCGGATTAAACGCGATTCCCCTACTGGGCGCACTACTCAATATTCTCTTCGGGTTGGGCGTCATTCTGGGATTGGGCGGACTGGTCGCCAAGATCCTCAACCGCAAAGACCGTCCCGGCGACCAAGGCGGCTACTACGACGACGGAGCACGCGTATAGCGCTCTCAAGGACAATACGCAGCAGTAATTGGTCGACAATACCAATGAGGGGCCAACTGTTCAGCTGACCCCTCATTTTTTGAATTCAGTTCACGCCTTGGACTTGGCGGTTTCGATCCACTTGTTGAACAGGGCTTCGGCCTTGCCGGAGTCAACCGTTTCCTCAGCAAGCTTGTAAGCCTCTGCAAAGCGCTCGGCCAGCGTGCCATTGCCGACCAGATTGCCGTCGGCCACGATGGCGGAGGCAGCATTGAGCAGTGCGGTGGTACGGGACGGGATGTCCTTGCCGGCCAGGAAGTTCTTGAATGTGTTGGCGTTGACGTCCGGCACGCCGCCCTTGAGCTGGTCGACGGTGATCTTAGCCAGACCTAGATCCACGGTCGGATCGAAATCGGTTTCGGTGACTTTGCCATCACGAATCTCCCAGACGGAGACCGGACCGGTGGGCGCAAGCTCGTCCATGCCCTCGTGCGAGGTGTAAACCAGACCGGACTGCCCACGGCTGGCGTACACAGCGGCCATAATCGGGCTTACCTTGCGGTTGGCGCAGCCGATGGCCACGTGTGCCGGGTTGGCCGGGTTGGTCAGCGGTCCCAGAATATTGAAGACGCACGGAATGCCGAGCGCAGCACGAATCGGGCCCACGAAGCGCATGGCCGGGTGGAAGGTGCGGGCGAACGCGAAAGTGATACCCACTTCGTCGCCGACTTCGCCGACCTCTTCCGGCTTCAGATCCAGCGGCAGACCTAGGTCTTCGAGCACATCGGCAGCACCGCACTTCGAGGAGGCGGCACGGTTGCCGTGCTTGACAATCTTTACGCCAGCTGCGGCAGCAGCCACAGAACCCATGGTGGACAGGTTCACGGTGGCGAAGCCGTCACCGCCGGTGCCCACGATGTCAGTGGTCTCACCGGAAACGTTCAGCGGCACGGCGTGCGAGACCATGGCCTTGGCGGCACCACGCACCTCGTCGGAGGTCAGTCCCAGCTGCTGCTGCATGGCGAGCGCGGCGCCCACAGCGGTCGGGTTCGCATTGCCCTGCATCAGGTCGTCCACAAACCACTCCGATTCCTCAGCAGTAAGGTGGTCTCCCCCGACCAGCTTGGTGAGAATCGACTTCCATGTGATCTCGGCCATGATGCCCTCCTTGGCGTTTTGCTACGCCGTGTTATGTATATTCGCCGCTAATTGTAATGACTTCCCATTTCGCGGCCTTGAATCTTCCATATAGCAAAATTGGCTCCCCTCTTGAAGAGGGAAGCCAATGCCCAGTATTCAGCTAGAGATGTGTCACTTCTCGTTCTGGCCGTGGCACATCTTATACTTGCGGCCGGAACCGCACGGACACGGGGCGTTCTTGCCGGTGCCGGGGAAGGTGCGGCCGTCGGCCCACGGCGTCTTGAGCTCGTCGCTCTTCGGACGCTTGCTGGCCGGGACCTTGCCTTCGGCATGGCTGATTGGGGCGGGGCCAGCGACCGGTAGGGTGGATTCGCCGGACTCGGAGACGGCGGCGGATTCGGCGATGGCCTGCTTGGCGTCCTCTTCCTCGACCTCGCCTTCGGCGGCTTCGACCTCGGACTCGCCGTTCTCGTCGGGACCGGCGGCCACAGTGACGGAGTCGGCGGTCTCGTCGGATTCCTCGACCTCGTCAACGGCATCCTCGGTGGAGGCGACCTGCTTGACGTCGATGTGGAACAGCAGCTGGACGGACTCCTCCTTGATGGCCTCGATCATGGAGTTGTACATCTGGTAGCCTTCGCGCTGGTATTCGACCAGCGGGTCGCGCTGGCCCATGCCGCGCAGGCCGATGCCGTCCTTGAGGTAGTCCATCTCGTAGAGGTGTTCGCGCCACTTGCGGTCGAGCACGGCGAGCACCACGCGGCGCTCGAGGTCGCGCAAGCCGGTCTCGCCGATGGTCTCCTCCATTTCGCCGTACTGCTGCCTGGCGTCCTCGACGATCAGGTCGCGCACGGCCTCGACAGCCTTCGCACCCTTGAGGCCGCCGACGATCTTCCTGACCTCGTCTTCGTCGACCTTGGTTGGGATCACGGTGTTGAGCGCCTTGAACAGGCCCTCCCAATCCCAGTCCTTCGGTTTCTCGGATCCCTTGTTGGCACCCTTGATGTAGGACTCGACGGTGTCGGAAATGAAACGCAGGATGTCCTTGTGGATGTCTTCGCCCTTAAGCACGGCCTGACGCTCGGAGTAGATGACGGTGCGCTGCTTGTTCATCACGTCGTCGTACTTGAGCACGTTCTTACGAATCTCGTAGTTGCGGGATTCGACGGCCTTCTGTGCGGTGCGCACGCCCTTGGTCACGGACTTGGCCTCGATCGGCTGGCCTTCCTCCATGCCCTTGGCCATGACCTGGGCCACGAGCTGGGTGTTGAACAGGCGCATCAGATCGTCTTCCAGAGACAGGTAGAAGCGGGACTCGCCCGGGTCGCCCTGACGGCCGGAACGACCGCGCAGCTGGTTGTCGATTCGGCGGGATTCGTGGCGCTCGGTGCCAAGCACGTACAGGCCGCCAAGTTCCTTGACTTCCTCGTGCTCGTCCTTGACCTGGGCCTTGATCTCGTTCAGGGTGCCCGGCCAGCGCTTCTCGTACTCCTCCGGGGTGTCTTCCGGCGAGTAGCCCTCGGACTTGAGCTTGGCGTCGGCGAGGAACTCGACGTTGCCGCCGAGCATGATGTCGGTACCACGGCCGGCCATGTTGGTGGCCACGGTGACGGCGCCCTTGCGGCCCGCGACGGCCACGACGGCGGCTTCCTTCTCGTGCTGCTTGGCGTTGAGCACTTGGTGCGGGATCTTGGCCACGTCCAGCAGGGTGGAGACCACTTCGGAGCTTTCCACGGAGGCGGTGCCGAGCAGCACCGGCTGGCCCTTGGCGTGCCTCTTGGCCACGTCCTTGACGATGGCGGCCAGCTTCTCCTTCTTGGTGCGGAAGATGAGGTCGTCCTGGTCCTTGCGGATCATCGGCTTGTTGGTCTTGATCGGCAGCACGCCCAGCTTGTAGGTGTTCATGAACTCGGCGGCCTCGGTCTC
This sequence is a window from Bifidobacterium breve DSM 20213 = JCM 1192. Protein-coding genes within it:
- the trpD gene encoding anthranilate phosphoribosyltransferase produces the protein MAEITWKSILTKLVGGDHLTAEESEWFVDDLMQGNANPTAVGAALAMQQQLGLTSDEVRGAAKAMVSHAVPLNVSGETTDIVGTGGDGFATVNLSTMGSVAAAAAGVKIVKHGNRAASSKCGAADVLEDLGLPLDLKPEEVGEVGDEVGITFAFARTFHPAMRFVGPIRAALGIPCVFNILGPLTNPANPAHVAIGCANRKVSPIMAAVYASRGQSGLVYTSHEGMDELAPTGPVSVWEIRDGKVTETDFDPTVDLGLAKITVDQLKGGVPDVNANTFKNFLAGKDIPSRTTALLNAASAIVADGNLVGNGTLAERFAEAYKLAEETVDSGKAEALFNKWIETAKSKA
- the secA gene encoding preprotein translocase subunit SecA; translation: MVDIVDKALRMGEGHQLKKLENVAKAVNALEDEISALSDEDLKAQTPKFKQQIENGKSLDDIMPEAFATVREVSKRTLGQRHFDVQLMGGAALHWGNIAEMKTGEGKTLVATLPTYLNALEGKGVHVVTVNDYLASYQSELMGRIYRFLGMNVGCIITDQKPPERRKQYNADITYGTNNEFGFDYLRDNMAWEKADLVQRGHHYAIVDEVDSILIDEARTPLIISGPAEGDVTRWYRQFAKLVLKLTRDEDYDVDEKKKVVGILDPGITKVEDFLGIDNLYEPANTALIGYLNNAIKAKELFLKDKDYVVTQGEVLIVDEHTGRILPGRRYNEGLHQAIEAKEGVEVKAENQTFATITLQNYFRMYDKLAGMTGTAETEAAEFMNTYKLGVLPIKTNKPMIRKDQDDLIFRTKKEKLAAIVKDVAKRHAKGQPVLLGTASVESSEVVSTLLDVAKIPHQVLNAKQHEKEAAVVAVAGRKGAVTVATNMAGRGTDIMLGGNVEFLADAKLKSEGYSPEDTPEEYEKRWPGTLNEIKAQVKDEHEEVKELGGLYVLGTERHESRRIDNQLRGRSGRQGDPGESRFYLSLEDDLMRLFNTQLVAQVMAKGMEEGQPIEAKSVTKGVRTAQKAVESRNYEIRKNVLKYDDVMNKQRTVIYSERQAVLKGEDIHKDILRFISDTVESYIKGANKGSEKPKDWDWEGLFKALNTVIPTKVDEDEVRKIVGGLKGAKAVEAVRDLIVEDARQQYGEMEETIGETGLRDLERRVVLAVLDRKWREHLYEMDYLKDGIGLRGMGQRDPLVEYQREGYQMYNSMIEAIKEESVQLLFHIDVKQVASTEDAVDEVEESDETADSVTVAAGPDENGESEVEAAEGEVEEEDAKQAIAESAAVSESGESTLPVAGPAPISHAEGKVPASKRPKSDELKTPWADGRTFPGTGKNAPCPCGSGRKYKMCHGQNEK
- a CDS encoding lysophospholipid acyltransferase family protein produces the protein MLYWFFVKVLGPIARHRLGPTASGLNNVPRTGGAIIAANHLAVIDDALIPITCPRMVHFMGKAEYFEGKGLKGKFKKWWFTSVGVFPVDRSGGNKSLGALEHAREIIEDGHLFGIHIEGTRSPDGRMYKGHTGVARLALETGCPIVPTAIIGSRELQKPGTVIPAKGKTQVIYGKPIEVEKKTDDEITHDDLRSLTDRISAEIQKMSGQEYVNEYAQKVKEELKAQKAAEEEASAE